agctgcgcggacatgtggaaccacgtaattcccgtgtaaagccttaattaggtcgcaaaaagccataatacggcttctagaaagctttgcacgtagttgatggtgatataaggccaggacgccaaggaaaccgacttggaacgttgtagtccattgagactgaatggtctagaccaatgataccatgagcaggctcgtggaactaagtgattaacgtgtaaggcctttattaggcggcaagaggccatagtacggcttttagaaggctatgttcgtagttgacgttgatataaagcaatggcgccatggaaaacgacttgggacgttgtagatcattaagactgcaaggactaaacccatggcaacctttgcggacccgtggaaccacgtattttaagtgtagggccttaattatgtcgtaaaagaccatattactgcttttagaaggctatgcacgtatttgacggAGATAAAaagccatggcggcaaggaaaacgaattggcacgttgcagtccattgagaatgaaaggactagaccaatggcaagttgcgcaaacacgtggaacaacgtaattcacgtgtaaggcctttattaggccgcaaaagccatattacggcttgtcgaaggctatgcaagcagttgccggtgatataagggcatggcgtcaagaaaaacgacttggcacgtctttagtccattgagactgcaaggactagaccaatgctaagctgcgcgaacacgtggaaccacgtaattcacgtgtaaggcctttattaggccgcaaaagccaagttacggcttttagaagggtatccacgtagttaagggtgatataaaggcatggcgccatggaaaacgacttgggacgttgtagatcattatgactgcaagaactaaacccatggcaacctttgcagacccgtgcaacgacgtattttatgtgtggggccttaattatgtcgtaaaagaccatattactgcttttagaaggctatgcacgtagttgacggtgataaaaagccatggcggcaaggaaaacgacttggcacgttgcagtccattcagAATAAAAGGACCAGATCAATGATAtaatgcgcaggcctctggaaatacttgatttcgtgtaaggcctttattagaacgcaaaagccatattacggcttttagaaggctatgcacgtagttgacggtgatataagggcatggcgccaaggcaaatgactttggacgatgtagtcctttgagactgcagggactagaccaatggcaagctgtgcgaacacgtggaaccacgtaattcaagtgtaaggactttattgagccgcaaaagccatattacggcttttagaaggctatgcacgtagttgacggtgatataagagcatggcgtcaaagaaaacgacttgggacgttgtagtccattgagactgcaaggactagaccaatgataccttgccaaggcttgtggaaccacgtattttaagtgtagggccttaattatgtcgtaaaagaccatattacggcttttagaaggccatgcacgtagtggacggtgatataagggcatggcgccaaggcaaatgactttggacgatgtagtcctttgagactgaaagaactagaccaatagcaagctgcgcggacatgtggaaccacgtaattcccgtgtaaagccttaattaggtcgcaaaaagccataatacggcttctagaaagctttgcacgtagttgatagtgatataaggccaggacgccaaggaaaccgacttggaacgttgtagtccattgagactgaatggtctagaccaatgataccatgagcaggctcgtggaactaagtgattaacgtgtaaggcctttattaggcggcaagaggccatagtacggcttttagaaggctatgttcgtagttgacgttgatataaagcaatggcgccatggaaaacgacttgggacgttgtagatcattaagactgcaaggactaaacccatggcaacctttgcggacccgtggaaccacgtattttaagtgtagggccttaattatgtcgtaaaagaccatattactgcttttagaaggctatgcacgtatttTTACGGTGAtaaaaagccatggcgccaaggaaaacgacttggcacgttgcagtccattgcgaatgaaaggaccagaccaatgatacaatgcgcaaactcgtggaaatacgtgattttcgtgtaaggccttagtttggctgcaagaggccatagtacggcttatagaaggctatgcacatatttgacggtgataaaaggccatggcggcaaggaaaacgaattggcacgttgcagtccattgagaatgaaaggactagaccaatggcaagttgcgcaaacacgtggaacaacgtaattcacgtgtaaggcctttattaggccgcaaaagccatattacggcttgtcgaaggctatgcaagcagttgccggtgatataagggcatggcgtcaagaaaaacgacttggcacgtttttagtccattgagactgcaaggactagaccaatgctaagctgcgcgaacacgtggaaccacgtaattcacgtgtaaggcctttattaggccgcaaaagccaagttacggcttttagaaggctatgcacgtagttgacggtgataaaaagccatggcggcaaggaaaacgacttggcacgttgcggtccattgagaatgaaaggactagaccaatgatatcatgcgcaggcttgtggaaccacgtaatttacgtgtaaggccttaattagtctgcaaaaggccatactacggcttgtcgaagtctatgcaagcagttgccggtggtataagggcatggcgtcaaagaaaacgacttgggacgttgtagtccattgagactgagagaactagaccaatagcaccatgcgcagactcgtggaaatacgtgattttcgtgtaaggcctttattaggcggcaaaaagccatattacggcttttagtaggctatgcacgtagttgacgttgatataaggcaatggcgccatggaaaacgacttgggacgttgtagatcattaagactgcaaagactaaacccatggcaacctttgcggacccgtggaaccacgtattttaagtgtagggccttaattatgtcgtaaaagaccatattactgcttttagaaggctatgcacgtatttgacggtgataaaaagccatggcggcaaggaaaatgacttggcatgatgcagtctattgagaatggaaggactagaccaatggcaagctgcacgaacacgtggaacaacgtaatttacgtgtaaggccttaattatgtcgtaaaagaccatattacggttTTTAGAAGGCCATGTACGTAGtggacggtgatataagggcatggcgccaaggaaaccgactgggaacgttgtagtccattgagactgaaaggtctagaccaatgataccatgagtagtcccgtggaaccaagtgattaaccctattcggtccggggggggcggattccgccccccctgacgttttttttttaataaatcctgATTGCgttgttatatggctataatacttactgagtttcaacatttatctattagacacctgcatgcaaattttttaggtcccatacctttcagaggctttgatattggccattactcgaaactacccctaaaactctctatgaaatccttataatggagaaaatataataactcctgttaggattatccttagaacttgaaacttgcaacacaactttgtttcatttagaagaatcattttgaataatttaaacacgtgactaatccaaattcccgattttgtcggattttacccgaaaatcggaaaaagacggattttcgggcaatttttggcaattttttatccgatccatgtaaaaaccggaagatatgttaaataacttttatttagctttcagaaacttcaaacagaatgtaaaaattcgctttagaacaaaagtaattatattttaagcagatagtggcatttttaacaatttttaagcttttgatgacgtcacagaaaatgcgctgacgcaagcaaattttttttggcgtcattttgttccttttatgacgtactataagtgtgccaagtttgattcaattggaacaaccctatgaaaagttattgaggaggggcggaatccgcccccccccccggtcatagtatgttcgaaaaaccaggaccgaatagggttaacgtgtaaggcctttattaggcggcaagaggccatagtacggcttttagaaggctatgctcgtagttgacgttgatataaggcaatggcgccatggaaaacgacttgggacggtttagatcattatgactgcaaggactaaacccatggcaacctgtgcggacccgtgcaacgacgtattttatgtgtagggccttaattatgtcgtaaaagaccatattactgcttttagaaggccatgcacgtagtggacgatgataaaaggccatggcgccaaggaaaacgacttggcacgttgcagtccattgagaatgaaaggaccagaccaatgatacaatgcgcaggcctctggaaatacttgatttcgtgtaaggcctttattaggcggcaagaggccatagtacggcttatagaaggctatgcacatatttgacggtgataaaaggccatggcggcaaggaaaacgacttggcacgttgcagtccattgagaatgaaaggaccagaccaatgatatAATGCGCAGACCTCTGGaaatacttgatttcgtgtaaggcctttattaggacgcaaagccatattacggcttttagaaggctatgcacgtagttaacggtgatataagggcatggcgccaaggaaaacgacttggcacgatgcagtccattgagaatgaaaggactagaccaatgataccttgcccaggcttgtggaaccacgtaatttacgtgaagGCCTTAactgggctgcaaaaggccatactacggcttgtcgaaggctatgcaagcagttgacggtgatataagggcatggcgtcaaagaaaacgactaaagacgttgtagtccattgagactgcaaggactagacgaatggcaccatgcgcagactcgtggaaatacgtgattttcgtgtaaggcctttatttggcggcaaaaagccatattacagcttttagtaggctatgcacgtagttgacgttgatataaggcaatggcaccatggaaaacgacttgagacgttgtagatcattaagactgcaaagactaaacccatggcaactgtgcggacccgtggaaccacgtattttaagtgtagggccttaattatgtcgtaaaagaccatattacggcttttagaaggccatgcacttagtggacgatgataaaaggccatggcgccaaggaaaacgacttggcatgatgcagtccattgagaataaaaggactagaccaatggcaagctgcgcgaacacgaggaaccacgtaattcacgtgtaaggcctactagagccatggcaacctgagcggacacgtagaaccacgtaatttaagtgtagggtctttattaggccgcaaaaagccatattacgccttttagaaCGCTATGCACATAGTTGACAGttatataagggcatggcgcaaaGGGAAACGTcttagcacgttgtagtcctttgagactgagaaactagcccaatgacaccatgcgcagactagtggaaatacgtgattttcgtgtaaggcctttattaggcggtaaaaagtcatattactgcttttagaaggctacgcacgtagttgacggtgatataagggcatggcgccagggaaaatgactttggacgttgtagtcctatgagacagagagaactagaccaatggtaccatgcgcaaactcgtggagaTACGTGATTTTCCTGTAAGGCCtaagttaggctgcaaaaggccatactacggcttgtcgaaagctatgcacgcaattgccggtgatataagagcatggcgtcaaagaaaactacttgggacgttgtagtccattcagactgcaaggactagagccatggcaacctgtgcggacacggggaaccacgtaatttaagtgtggggtctttattaggccgcaaaaagccatattacgtcttttagaaggctatgcacgtagttaacggtgatataagggtatggcgccaaggcaaatgactatgGATAATGTACTCCTTTGAGACAAAgagaactagagcaatggcatcatgtgcagactcgtggaaatacgtgattttcgtgtaaggccttaattaggctgcaaaaggccatactacggcttgtcgaaggctatgcaagcagtttcgggtgatataagggcatggcgtcaaggaaaacgacttgggacgttgtagtccattgggactgcaaggactagaccaatggcaagttgcgcaaacacgtggaaccacgtaattcacgtgtatggcctttattaggccgcaaaagccatattacggcttgtcgaaggctatgcaagcagttgccggtgatataagggcatggcgtcaagaaacacgacttggcacgtttttagtccatctcgggcaacttacggacAGTCTCCAATTATTTCGGGTAAAACACGGGTATACCGCGTTTTATCATAATCGTCTACCGCGTTTTGCTATCTGACGTGCTTTTTGTCGTTTCAAGTTTGTGAAGAAGACAAGAAGGTGCcgccatttttgtgtttttgtgttgACAGAAATGGTTGGTTGTACCATACATTTGGCTGTTAAGGTATTTGTGATCACGCAGTAAAAACAAGGTTTGTAATATTATTTATTctatatatttgaaattttctatATTCTATTTGCCTATAGCTACctgtcaaaattatatatatagtagCTATAGcaaaagctagctatatatttctgGAAGTGTTTACCTAAACTTTGTAACTGTCAGAGCTATACATAGCCTTTCTGGCTGTTATATACATAGATATATACATAGatagatatatacaatataaaaacagttaGTCAAGAAATTAAACTGTTTATGTAGTTCTTAGATCACTGCAGATTACTTAGCTAAATAGTTGTGGGTGCAAATCCTACCTCTGTACGAAAGAGTAGCTTAATTAGAAAAGCAGTTTAGCTAGTATTCTCTTGATTTAGGGTGCAGATATATAACCCACATAATGGATTGTAAAAATGGACCTTTTTaagactgttagctagctagctatttcttCTAAGTTTTGCACAATACAAGATTATTGCGTATTAAGCCCgtcaaagcaacaacaaatacTTTGATATCTTTTTAAAGGTATTAATTTCCTTCTCgtgttgttcttgttttttcgtTTGTGCAAAATGATGAtccacaataatataaaaatacatttcccaTACGAAACgtatcagaaaaaaagttttgtatatatatatatatcaaatgtttttattttagctagctctggctaatttgttgaaaaatatgcttcttaaaatttaaaagcgcATATTGATCCTTTTGCTGAAAAACTAAATATTTGTCCAttgttcaagaatttttttggcgtggtaatttaatttatatttctccatgtaaattttatttgatttaagcTCTTCTGTATTCGgcatcttaaaattttttgctatGAAGTCTTTTTCCCAATCTTTCGTAGCTTTTTCTGCTTCATGCTGAACAGCCATCACTTTTTCACGAAAATGAATGATAAATGctctacatttttttcttgaatgttCACTTTTAGTCAGCTTATATGACATATGATGACGGTCGAAGTCCTTCAATTTATCTGAATAGCCAAGAACATACATTATGTTCTTGCATACACCTGATTCAAGAATTGGGTTTTGGTCAgctttcgtctgtctgtctctacaGATCTTTTCCAACTTACTATTTTCTGCAGTTTTTTTAGGATTAGTAACTGAGTCAGCTATGCAAGGTTGTTGTTCCAATGTAATTGTGTTTGATGTTTCTTTCTCAAAATGAACAGCTTGGTCAACTTCTAAATCCAATAAGGAAGGTTGCTGTTCTAATGTGATATCTATCTCCATTTCTATCTCTTCATTATTATCATGTGATATATACGCATTATCATATTCTGCATTATCATCATCAGCCATCAGTTTGATATTACTTGTTATGTTTGCTTTTGGatttgtaacgccagtctgagagtaaGAAAGAGTTcatatgagctaagaagcaggctaggtatctgtagaattaaagatagaTGTTGTCCAGATATAAGTAGATTAAGTTGGTTAGGACACTTGCAAGAAtgaaggaggataattgggtaagaaagtgtagagatagacttgatacagaggaatttGAGTTGGGGGCTATTAATATACCCATCCTACAGACAGTAAGCCAAGAATGACGTATTACTTACTTCTTCAAGTGCCTTGCATTCTATTAAATCTCCATTTTCGTCGAAAGTATTTATCTTTGTGATTGGCAATTCAATACCACGATCAACGCATTTCTTCCAACAAGCTTCTACATCTTTTGCTACTGATTGCAGGTTGTCTTGTTTGAAATTTGTCATCAAAGGCCCTTCAACTCTGAAATCATCATCCTCTTTTCCATCATGAAATATGATAATATCATTTT
Above is a window of Hydractinia symbiolongicarpus strain clone_291-10 chromosome 3, HSymV2.1, whole genome shotgun sequence DNA encoding:
- the LOC130636117 gene encoding uncharacterized protein LOC130636117; the encoded protein is MTNFKQDNLQSVAKDVEACWKKCVDRGIELPITKINTFDENGDLIECKALEETGVTNPKANITSNIKLMADDDNAEYDNAYISHDNNEEIEMEIDITLEQQPSLLDLEVDQAVHFEKETSNTITLEQQPCIADSVTNPKKTAENSKLEKICRDRQTKADQNPILESGVCKNIMYVLGYSDKLKDFDRHHMSYKLTKSEHSRKKCRAFIIHFREKVMAVQHEAEKATKDWEKDFIAKNFKMPNTEELKSNKIYMEKYKLNYHAKKILEQWTNI